A window of the Tachyglossus aculeatus isolate mTacAcu1 chromosome 2, mTacAcu1.pri, whole genome shotgun sequence genome harbors these coding sequences:
- the PLN gene encoding cardiac phospholamban — protein sequence MEKVQHLTRSALRRASNIEMPPQARQNLQELFVNFCLILICLLLICIIVMLL from the coding sequence ATGGAGAAGGTCCAGCATCTCACCCGCTCGGCCTTAAGAAGAGCCTCAAACATTGAGATGCCCCCACAAGCCCGGCAGAATCTCCAGGAACTCTTTGTCAACTTTTGTCTCATCTTAATCTGCCTTCTGCTCATCTGCATCATCGTGATGCTTCTCTGA